The Corallococcus exiguus genome has a window encoding:
- a CDS encoding GNAT family N-acetyltransferase, producing the protein MPSGGVSTAELADLLAALPFGHRLWVRGMGRCLYPLLRSGDAVRLLRCGPERLARGDVALVRHGPRLAAQVVLSTDPWVTESLLGGTDVAGGELVGRIVALKRGRWVMRLPRPTRPALFLLQRTLSGVWTQPASRAVFRHLRDLFSGWTKPLRRQFVGPLEIRLVRPDDLDPLLAFATERLVVSGTFLRRQLRDRWGLPQDRRVGAAAGAFDAQGHLLGFAWADDYHQEGLSLDGFWVRSLVVSPKVRRMGVATALVRCLVEEIHRQGADRLHADIDEDNTASLRTFSGLGFRPAPDALTVATNQQWDAAGGSKRLVVLVRPLPA; encoded by the coding sequence ATGCCCTCTGGTGGCGTCTCGACGGCCGAGCTCGCGGACCTGCTTGCGGCGCTGCCCTTCGGCCACCGGCTGTGGGTGCGCGGCATGGGGCGGTGTCTCTACCCGCTGTTGCGCAGTGGGGACGCGGTGCGGCTGTTGCGCTGCGGGCCGGAGCGGCTGGCGCGCGGAGACGTGGCGCTGGTGCGGCACGGGCCCCGGCTGGCCGCGCAAGTGGTGCTCTCCACGGATCCCTGGGTGACGGAGTCGCTCTTGGGCGGCACCGACGTGGCGGGCGGGGAGCTGGTGGGGCGCATCGTCGCGCTCAAGCGCGGGCGGTGGGTGATGCGGCTGCCCCGGCCCACGCGTCCGGCGCTGTTCCTCCTGCAGCGCACCCTGTCCGGGGTGTGGACGCAGCCCGCGTCCCGGGCGGTGTTCCGCCACCTGCGCGACCTGTTCTCCGGTTGGACGAAGCCGCTGCGCCGCCAGTTCGTGGGCCCGCTCGAAATCCGGCTGGTGCGCCCGGACGACCTGGACCCGCTGCTCGCCTTCGCCACGGAGCGGCTGGTGGTGTCCGGCACCTTCCTGCGCCGGCAGCTGCGCGACCGCTGGGGCCTGCCGCAAGACAGGCGCGTGGGCGCGGCGGCGGGCGCCTTCGATGCCCAGGGGCACCTGCTCGGCTTCGCCTGGGCGGACGACTACCACCAGGAGGGGCTGTCCCTGGATGGCTTCTGGGTGCGCTCGCTGGTGGTGTCCCCCAAGGTGCGGCGCATGGGCGTGGCCACCGCGCTGGTGCGGTGCCTGGTGGAGGAGATCCACCGGCAGGGCGCGGACCGGCTCCACGCGGACATCGACGAGGACAACACCGCCTCCCTGCGGACCTTCTCCGGCCTGGGGTTCCGTCCCGCGCCGGACGCGCTGACCGTCGCCACGAACCAGCAGTGGGACGCGGCCGGGGGGAGCAAGCGACTGGTCGTGCTGGTGCGCCCGCTTCCCGCCTGA